The Agromyces marinus genome window below encodes:
- a CDS encoding class I SAM-dependent methyltransferase produces MPQEHYFSSKPADPASLRTVSVKLAGRDVEVRTAGGVFSPDHVDVGTRVLFEEVPSPPSTGHLLDLGAGWGPIALTLGLESPDATVWAVDVNERALDLVRRNARSLGVRNVSAALPDDVPEEVRFATIWSNPPIRIGKAELHALLRRWLPRLDDDATAWLVVQKNLGADSLARWIAEEFGEGWRVERAGSSKGFRVLAVGRERGLLSPG; encoded by the coding sequence ATGCCGCAGGAGCACTATTTCTCGTCCAAGCCCGCCGATCCGGCCTCCCTGCGGACCGTTTCCGTGAAGCTGGCGGGCCGTGACGTCGAGGTGCGGACCGCGGGCGGCGTCTTCAGCCCCGACCACGTCGACGTCGGCACGCGCGTCCTGTTCGAGGAGGTGCCGTCGCCGCCGTCGACCGGGCACCTGCTCGATCTCGGGGCGGGATGGGGGCCGATCGCGCTCACCCTGGGCCTCGAATCACCGGATGCCACGGTGTGGGCCGTCGACGTCAACGAACGAGCGCTCGACCTCGTGCGCCGCAACGCCCGGAGCCTGGGCGTGCGCAATGTCTCGGCCGCGCTGCCCGACGACGTCCCCGAGGAGGTCCGGTTCGCCACGATCTGGTCGAATCCGCCGATCCGCATCGGCAAGGCCGAGCTGCACGCCCTGCTTCGCCGCTGGCTGCCGCGGCTCGACGACGACGCGACCGCGTGGCTGGTCGTGCAGAAGAACCTCGGCGCCGATTCGCTCGCCCGTTGGATCGCCGAGGAGTTCGGCGAGGGGTGGCGCGTCGAGCGCGCCGGGTCCTCGAAGGGGTTCCGGGTGCTCGCGGTGGGCCGCGAACGAGGCCTGCTCAGCCCAGGCTGA